CTGCTGCTGATCGGGCCGCCACTGTTCAGCTCCGACCCCTACAGCTACGCCGCGCAGGGCCTGCTCATGCTGCGCGGCTTCGACCCCTACCACGTCGGACCGTCAGCGCTCGGGCACACCGCAGCGGCGGCCGCAGTGGATCCACGCTGGCGGGACACGGCCACGCCGTATGGCCCGGTCGGGCTGCTCACCGAGCACCTGTCCGCATGGCTCGGGCACGGCAGCCCACTCGCCACCCTGCTGATCCTGCGGGTCATCACCTACGGCGCGATGGTGGCGGCGACCGCACTGATCCTGCGGGTGACACCCCGGCCGGAGCGACCCACGGTCCTGGCCTACCTGCTCCTCAGCCCGCTGGTACTGCTGCAGATCACCTCCGCGGGACACCTCGAGTCGCTCATGGTGCTCGCCCTCGCCGCCGCCCTGCTGGCGGCCCGCCGCGGCGCATGGACGCTGGCGATCGTCGCCGCGACCGTCGCCGTCATGACGAAGGCCCCGGCCCTCCCGGCCGTCGCCGCGATCGCCTGGGCGCACGCCGCTGCGCTGCCCTCGACCCGCCGCCGGGTCCGTGCCCTCGCCGGCGACGTCGCGGCGTTCGCGGTGACGGCGGTCACCCTCGCCACCATCGTGCCCGACGGTTGGGGCTTCATCCGCGCGCTGACCACCCCGGGACGCATGCTCACCCCGGCCGCCCCGACCGCCCTCTTCTTTCGGCTCCTGCGGACCCTGCGCCGCGGCGGACTCACCTTGCCCGACGACCACCTCCTGCTCACGTTCAGCCGAATCACCGGCCTGACCGTGGCCGCGGTGGTGTGCGTGGCGCTGATCGTCACCTCGTCGAGGCGGCCACTCGCCGCGACGGTCGGCTGGTCGCTCCTGGCGCTCGGCCTGCTCGCGCCGGTGCTCTACCCCTGGTATCTGCTGTGGGGGCTCGTGCCGCTGGCCCTGCTGGCCACCCGGAACCGTACGGCGCTCACCATCGGGATGGGCCTCGGCCCGCTGCTCGCCATGCCCGGTCTCACTTTCGGACCATGGGCTCCGGCCGAGGTCGCCGGCACCGCCGTGGTCTTCCTCGCGGCGGCCTACGGTCCGGCGGTCCTGCGCCGGCTCCGGATCGGGCCCGCACCCGCTCCGGCACTCCGACGGCGCGCGCCGCTGGTCACCGGTGAGCCGGCGCCGGCCACGGAGGTCGGCTCCGGCCGGGTCATCGTCCCGCCGTACCGGTCGAGTCAACTGACGCCGGGCCCGCGTCGACGTGGGTGATCCGCTCACGGCGGCCCGGGTGCTCGTCGTCGAGGACGACGACGTCATCGGAGCAGCACTTGAGTCGACGTTGCGCCAGAACGGTTACCAGGCACTGTGGGTCCGCACCGGCCGGAGCGCCGTGCGGGCGGCCACCGCCGAGGAGTTCGACCTGGTGCTACTCGACCTCGGCCTGCCCGACCTCGACGGCGTCGAGGTCATCCGCGGGATCCGGGGCTGGTCGCAGGCGCCGATCATCGTGCTGTCCGCCCGCGAGCGCGAGCTGGACAAGGTCGCCGCGCTCGACGCCGGCGCTGACGACTACGTCACCAAACCATTCGGGATGGATGAGCTGCTCGCACGCCTGCGGGCGGCCACCCGCCGAGCAACGAGCACGGCGCGAGACGAACCGGTGGTGTCCACCGCGCACTTCACGGTTGACCTCGGCGCGAAGCAGGTGACCGACCACGCCGGTGGCGAGGTCCGGCTCACTCCGACCGAGTGGGAGATCGTCGAG
The Mycobacteriales bacterium DNA segment above includes these coding regions:
- the mptB gene encoding polyprenol phosphomannose-dependent alpha 1,6 mannosyltransferase MptB, whose product is MRTGTDEAPASDLAAGSARPLPVRRRRAFFAAGTGAIAVIAILVVGGRVGPVPGARPVSTWFGILADASALTRGSLAPGLLLVVAVAGLALSWLAVLRSAQRGVVGTRWLAGVGAIWSGLLLIGPPLFSSDPYSYAAQGLLMLRGFDPYHVGPSALGHTAAAAAVDPRWRDTATPYGPVGLLTEHLSAWLGHGSPLATLLILRVITYGAMVAATALILRVTPRPERPTVLAYLLLSPLVLLQITSAGHLESLMVLALAAALLAARRGAWTLAIVAATVAVMTKAPALPAVAAIAWAHAAALPSTRRRVRALAGDVAAFAVTAVTLATIVPDGWGFIRALTTPGRMLTPAAPTALFFRLLRTLRRGGLTLPDDHLLLTFSRITGLTVAAVVCVALIVTSSRRPLAATVGWSLLALGLLAPVLYPWYLLWGLVPLALLATRNRTALTIGMGLGPLLAMPGLTFGPWAPAEVAGTAVVFLAAAYGPAVLRRLRIGPAPAPALRRRAPLVTGEPAPATEVGSGRVIVPPYRSSQLTPGPRRRG
- a CDS encoding response regulator → MGDPLTAARVLVVEDDDVIGAALESTLRQNGYQALWVRTGRSAVRAATAEEFDLVLLDLGLPDLDGVEVIRGIRGWSQAPIIVLSARERELDKVAALDAGADDYVTKPFGMDELLARLRAATRRATSTARDEPVVSTAHFTVDLGAKQVTDHAGGEVRLTPTEWEIVELLVRNDGRLVASRQILTQVWGEGYQAETHYLRVYLAQIRRKLEPDSSRPRYFHTEPGMGYRFVSSQAADQLQ